A stretch of DNA from Hippoglossus stenolepis isolate QCI-W04-F060 chromosome 16, HSTE1.2, whole genome shotgun sequence:
atatatatatatatacactaaccagagggttgtCGGTTCGATGCCAGTCTCCCCCAGTCTGCATGCAGAATGTTTCCAAATATATGCCATTCATATATTAATAAGAactatttgttcatttatttatttcatgtcaaaTATACTTAATTTTAAAGGCAACCTGTAGTAATTTCCTCCTTATTGTAACCTCATGTGATTCATACTTGTCCATGACACTAATTTACCATATACctcacttttccagtcttattgaTCACGCAAAGTGTTTTAAAGTACATCCACGCACACTTTAATACAGTTCCTCTTATACAggactttttctatcacacactgtcGTCAATAGTAACTGACAGTAAAGcgattttgtttttacatcctGTGCACACAAGTCATTTTCTTGTGCGTACGTAAGAAGATAAAAATCACTTTTCGAATCTGATCAACCCACATTCACTACCTATTAAATGACTCGGTCACACAGAGAaggacaaacatgttttctataTGAATTCATTTATTGGGCTTTAAAAAAGGAGgcattacaataaaataaaatgagatgcTTAATACCTGGTGATCAACATCCAGTCCAATGAGTATAGTAACAACCGTATATGAGCGTTAAACCTTTAAATCCAGGTCAGTCTCTTCATGGAACTTCACAGATCTACAGAATCTATAAAATAGAGAACAGTGTCTGTATCGTACCCTGTGCAGatctatgtttttctgtttttattatttcgcAGTGCGCCACCTATCTGCTATCTTGGGTACTGGCTAAGGCACTTTCTAGAGAAGCTACTTTCCCTTATTCAACTTACTGCAAAGTGAAAAACGCCGAGAAGACGATTAACACTATTTGTTTTGTCACTAACGCGGAGGGTACAACACATTCAGTGATACTACATGAAGCCCCCCCGATCGACTGTATGCTGCTTTATATCACCACATAACAACACAATGGAAAACAATGACACTCATCACCTGTCTGCAGATCCTAGTATTACATCAGGTGGattacagagattttacagTGTACATGGTACAGAGAGAATAACTGATTCAGATTCTCAGAGGAGCCTGAGAACGTCGTCGGTTTTGTTTTCGTTCGTAGTCTTTAACACAACTTGTTTAAAAAAGGGGGGGATTACATTAAAGCAGCCATTGGAATACAACAATTTAACAGTATCGTACCATTAACTCAACAGTAGTGTTTCCTACACTAACATTGACATGAATTATACTTTGCAGCTGTGTAAGTCAATTCCTCTTGTAATCAATTACAATGCGCTCGTATGAAAAGCAGGAAAGATGAGGCTGTTTGCGGAGGATGCACTGTTACTCATACAGATTCCACATTGTACAGTGAGCggtccagcagagggagccCTCACTCCAGATTATCCTGCAACCATGACAGGGCATTTGCataactcccccccccctcccaaccAACCCCATGACATGTGCTTTATACGTTTAACAGTGCACGTGGGCATGAGTGCATCCCGCAGGACATGATAATGCACTGGAAGCACCTGGTTAACTCCACTGAGGACACAGTAATGGTTAGAGGTACAGCGTGTTGCACGTCAAGTCGTCGCCATGACAACCGTACAGTATGTATGTAAATGACAGAACcgggatgtaaaaaaaaatctagtaATCGGCAATAAACGGCACTGCGGTGAAAATGATAACCGACATTTGTACAGATGTAGACTCGGGTCAACTTCAAGTACGTCACAGTTTGTTAAGGGACGGAATCAAAACTCGTGGGAAGAGTTTTCTAAAAAGAGAGTTTTAACTTTTTCTCCTCCCGATTTATGATTCTGTAGTTGCTCCTCTAGtgacatttactgtaaaatgttgTAATTTGCAATCAAATAAAACCTATTGTTGCACTGAAGAGGACTTTGCTGTGCGCCACAAGTCACAATCGTGCAAATGTGGAGGATTGTCTTTTGGTATCAGGGTTTTCTTTAGGTCAACCAGAGACCGtgtacaaagatggacgacgcgtctccacctcctcccaccagccagaagctaaaatatcccaaataGGAACATGGAGGAAgttggggtttatgacctatactgcacccagccaccaggtggatcTCaaaacgctttggcttcacttttgggagctgacttgtcctccatctttatttgcagtctaCTACTGGTTAGCTGCGATAGCTAATTGTGGCTTGCAACAGTCTGAAGAGCAGGAGACGAATTGTTGTTTCTGCTCCGTCTCTTTTTAACCTGATAATTAGAGCGGACGTCTCTTCTCTACTCGGTTGACACATCTGGGTCTGATCGTCCAGATGTGTAACCTGCGTTTCTTCCAATGTGCATAAAGAAAACAGCCCGGCAGTGCAGATCTTGTATTATTCATGCACAACTGTCTTGCACATGAAGtcctaaaatatatatttcagtcatgttttattcttttattgttggaaacatttgaGTTTTGATTGCCCAACCCGAACACTGTCTCCATTTAACCAAACAGAAATCAAAGGGAGGGTTCAAAGTGGAGCACAAGGTTCAGCCCCCAATCATAGCCCCAATCATTTTAACACAGACCCTAAAGAaactatatatatgtataaatataaatgcaatgCTTCTTTCAGTGGAAGCCAATCACTCATGATTCCCTCGCGAGCTtcaggaaacacaacaggaaaacagtCCGTCATTGAATTGACTTGATAGTAATGGAAAGCTGATGATCAGTGTTTCTCTGAAACCCATCAGCCTGTCGATGTTCTGCTTTTCACTTTCAGCATTAGAGGTGATTGAGTTTTTAAACGATGCATCAGCATTCAGACAATATGACAATTTGATCTCCTTCACCCTGTTGACATTAATTTTTATAATTACCTCCACCCagaatgttatgttttcatcagaatATCGACTGTTATATTTTGGTgtagatctggatcagggggcagatacagaatttctttcttttcattttctttaactttgcgaGTATTTctaaacatttttgtaaattcaGAGATATTTAGGGGCTTGGTATTGATCCATGCAATATTGGTGCAGGTCCCCAAAAAATCGGACTTCTGACGGGTTTCATTGGTGGTGGAGGCTATTTTTACCTGCTGTGTGGTAACAAATAAAACCTGGAAGTAGCACCGATGTGTAGCTGAGTAATGTGACCTTTGTTTTAAGGTTAGTTTTAAGGTTAGTTttaattcaaggggactgttgggccttggtggaggtatgtgctctactgagtgaaatTCAGCTCAATGAATATGATCTGTTTTTTAAGATGAGGGAAGACGGCCCACTCTCTAAAAGGTGATGATTTTCAGCTTATGCATCACTTGCGGGTGTAACAGTCCTGGTGCGGCCTGTAAtaaactgttgtgtgtgtgtgtgcgtgtgcgtgtgagggaGAAATTGGAGGGGGCCACGGATGATAATTCTAACATTTGCActctcctctgctccagtgCACTAATGCTCATCACCGCACCATCAACCGCCAGCGAGAAGGCCACACGGCGATGGAGAACGCTTGACTCCCTCCAGCTCACATCGATGTCACGCCCCTCAATATACAAGGCAGGTGTGGAACCCCCCGCTCTCTACACTTCTTTGAAACTCACTTTAAAGCTTTCGTATgaagacaaactaaacacttcTCCAACTCTCATCAGCAGATTTATAGCTTAATATTAAGGACACATTAGGTGCTGATAGCTCATTAACCGAGGGAGAGTACAatctcaggaggaggagaggggatcATCTGCACACAGGCAGACCAGACCCCTCCCCCCTAACtaagtgctgcagagatgtaAGGGaatgagtgtatgtgtgtgtgtgtgaggatctGTGCATAAGAGGAGGGGGGGATGGTGGATaagaaggtgagtgtgtgtttgtgtgcgagtgcaGGCAGTTCCTACAGTTTGATGATGGTTGCAGATCAACCGGGGTAAGAGAGCCGACACGGCAGGAAATGGATCGGGCGTTGGTGGAGGTGTAAGCTCGGCTGGCCGGGTCTCTGTCTGCCTCCACAGCACTTCATGCATTAGAAGCTGGAGGAAGTTTGTACACGCAGAATGAATCGGGTGCTAATTCTTACTTTGACTAGATCTgctattgtgtttttttgttgttgcttttttttaataaatactaTGCAAAGATTAAAGATATGTCAACATTAAATCCCCCGGGGATTTATATCTCCTCAGAAAGAAAGCTCCTCTTTACCAAGCTTAGGGGGAGGTGATGCTGTTAGAGCCCAGGAGGGAGATTGGCGGCCTGGTGTAGTACAGTGGGACAGGGGGCGTGGTTTCTCCAGGAGCATCCCAGGACAGGAAAATGTGCTACAATTCATGTGTGGCATGCTTATGAGGTTGGACAGCAGCATGAACAATGCAGTACACACACTACGGTTCACACACAAACGTAAAGATCTCTCTCgtgcacacacgcgcacacacacacacacagtccctctctctttctctaaacTGGTACCAGCCAGCAGCAAGAACCACCATCCATGGCTTGAACCCTGAATCTAACATGGCGAGCACAAGTTGCTTCAATAGAAAAATAGAGGAATTTCCAGAGGCTGTTCAAATGTCTTTGGCACTTCTGAAAACACAGCATACGGAAAGGAATCAGCACTGAATATAAAAAGGCCAAAACTAGAAAAAGCTCTACACCCAGAAGAAAGATTAAGATAATCCAGTTTCATCCACATATGAGTCTGGCCAGTCCTGGGTGGATTTGAGCCTGAACAGGCCCGTACTCCACCATCTCTCCGTCCACAGTGATCACGCCCTGCGGAGTGATGGGCTCCAGCCGCAGGGCCTTCACCTTCTCATACACCAGGTGGGGGCAGCCGCACGCCAAGTGGGCGCCCTTCTCCATGGCGAGGAAAAGGCGCAGCAGGGCGGGACGTGAGATTCCTGCTGTCACGTAGAACAGATGAATCAGCCCGTCATCCGCCATCGCGCCAGGGGCTGTCCACAGGTCCTCAGCGAGGTGGGACTGGTAAATAGCCAGTACCAAGACAAAGTCCTCCTCCTTGACCACTGTCCAGCTCTCTGGGACCGGCTGCTCCAGACCAGGAAGAAGAGAGTCCACCAGTACCACGGTCTTGCCATCACTCTTCATCTCAGTTCTCTTGGAGGTGATAGCATTATTGGGGGAGTTGGAGATGGTGTTGTGGTTGcagtttgtggtgttgtggttgtgatGAGCGTTCTGATTTGGAGAGGGGTTGGGGATGAGCCGACAGGGAAGGGAGGAGCAGAGCGAGGGGTGCTGAGGTGTGGAGGGAGGGTGGCTCGCCTTTATGCTCCCTTTTGGAAGTGCTGGCGCCTCCTTAACGGGCAGATACGCCAACTTGCCCTGATAGACTCTGAGGGAGGCCAGACGCACCAGTGTGCCCATCAGGAAGCGGATGGCTCCCACATGGCGGTACTTCTCGCTCTCGATGTCAACATCTGCCACGAAGCCCCAGGccagggagagaaaggagaagaggcGCTGGCGAGAGGCCAAGTGGATCGACACCAGGTCTAAGGAGCCGACCAGACCTTTGCACAACATGAAGCCACAGCTCAATAGTAGTTCTTCGTTCCAAGCTGGAGGCGACCTGAGGGATCGAAAACTAGAGTCAGAATAAATATAGCTGTGTATTGTAAACAGGAACATAAATGGAGAGATAGGgcttttgtgacattttcaccaatttacTTTGTTAAGCTAACAGAGGGCACTGGGACTTATAACCAGGGTAATAATAAAACCCTGAAAGTTCACAGACACAGGGGTGACTACTacatttgtttctctgctgctgtgccaTCAACCACCCAGCAGATGGAGATAATATGCTGGATATGTGTTGGGTTGACTGGTTCCACCGCTGCACTTTAATCACTCTTAATGTGTGATTTTCTAAACCCATTACATCACTCCTTTGAGAGTTATCAACCTAAAATGACCTCCTGCTGCACAGCCAAGCAGTTCCAGTTCGCTccactgtctctcctccctcctgagGAATGATGTGCCCAGTCAGCCTTCGGCATAATTACACAGAGAGGAGGTAAATCGTTCTTTTTCAGGACGAGGAGGGTTGTTCCTTGCTCTTCTTTTGCACTCTTTAGTCCATGCATTTAAATGACTCATTAATGGACGGACTCACTGTGAGTAGTGGTGGACGGAGGCCGCCAGGGCGTTGCCTGAGCCACCTGGTAGAATACCCAGAGGGGTCTGGATGGCCTCTTGCCAGTCCTCTCGTTCCATCAGACCATTTATCACCTGAATGAACAAGAAcaatgagaaaaagagaaatagagCAGGGTCCTCAATGGAAAGAAGATCAAAAGTTGTGACAGGATGTAGCTCTACAGCTGTTCTGTGTCAAGTATGCAGAGGAACATGAATCCACTCTGGCTAAGGATTTATGTATTAATGAGCAGAATCCACACAATGGCTTTTTAGGAGCTAGATTTGAGATGCATCACAGCAACAGAGCTGTTTGTAGTGTgtaaattcaaattaattttttaCAATCCTCTTGTGAGGAGCGCTAACAATAGAAACAGGGGTGTGAGGGTTATATCATTTCCATCTGTGCTTGGTTTAGAATTGTATGACtatgagaaacagaaacaggtcAGGTAGAGGCAAAGCACCTCAAACAGCAGTCCATCTCCAGACATGATGACCAGGGCATCCCACTGTGACAGGTCCGCCTTCCTCACCAGCTCCCGGGCATGGTTCTGGTGCTCTGAGGGACACAAGAGATGAGGGAGAGCaaataaacaagacaaaagCAGAAAACGTGGCAGAGTGTAGGAGAAAAGAATCACAAAGTAAAAATGAGGCCAagggcagagaaagagacacacactcccATCCTCGCCAGCCTCTGGGGTGGGATCAGGGAGATTAGGCAGAAAAGAGATTCAATTTCCCCTTATCGGGACAGACATATCACATTAACCCATCCAGCGGCTACTCAACAGCTCCGAGGCAGCTTAGCTGGCCTGCAAACATCTGTGACCGACAaatgtcagcatgtgtgtgagcaAGTGTCGGTTAATGCGCTGGCAGGCAGAGGACTGCGCTGTTTGTTCAGCCTAGTTTTATTGGCGTTGTCTTTGAGAGGGTCCCTCCGCAGGGGGTCTCGGCGGGCTCATCCCACCAGCATTAAAGTCTACAATTCTGCCAGCTGAGACTCCCCAGTGTGGTGGTGTGTGCGCGGATGAAACAGCTTTAGAGCGAGatagggagagggagagggagagggggagaggagcaggcagacagacagtgaggaaGTTACTGAGTATTGATGCACTGCCATCGCCGAGGAAATATGTTTCCACTTCAGCCAAGGTATTGATCaactggaataaaaacaaatatccccCCCCCTTTTCCTTCCCCCTCTCCCAGCCGTGCTCCCCATgaggctgctgtttgtttgcagagagCCGGGCAGGCTGGAGGCGGTGATGCAGTCCTGTGTTGACAGACAGTAGCAGAGGGAGTAACGGCACGGAACAGCTGACTCAGCACTTTGAGCCCGCCAGGCTGATGCTTTACTTCCCAGGCACTTCcttattattatgtattacaAACAGGATcttgaacctgaacctgaaggCAGTGGTGACTTCTTCCACGGGCCGCACAGATGTTGTCTCTGTAAATACACACTTGAAAATATCATGGCTAAACTCCACttctttcacttcttcttcctccccagGCCActctctgctgccgctgcctgAAGTCAACCAGGGTGAAGATAAAGCTTGATACACTGGATGCTTCATACACTATGTAAAAGGTACATGCTGACACAAGAGGTGCCTCCGTGGGTGCTTGTCCTTCCTTGGGCAAAGGCTATGTGATATATTCGTCACAGAGCGCTGCCCCTGGCAAAGGTTGTGCCAGCTAATCCACTCATAGTCACATTTGCCTGGCTACCATGTCGGACCACAGAAAGCACTCAGCGACacgtctcctccctccctcccatctcCTCGGCTCTATTCTTCTCCAGCCTGGGTCGACATCAGTAATTACTCTGTCTTTTTTCATCACCATccagctgctgcctctcctctAAGTCCCAGGAGTCCGCACAAAGAGACCGAGCATCAGAACTCTttcacagataaacaaacacagttttctctctgtttcccaaCTTGCCTTTTGCTGTcattctctatctctctttgaGCCGTGTATCAAAGATTCAGCTGGCGTATTATCGAGCTGTAGCCAGAGGACACAGGTTACTATTTTTGCCTGGTAAACCTCCAAGGGTCAGTGATGCTCTTTGCGCTGAACAGTTGACATTAATGTCTCTCACTGTTCCCCAGCAGCCTCTTGGTATTTAGAGATCACTTGAAGTTCAGAGCCTGTGACATTAGTAAGTAACACAGGACATTGGTTAAGGTCACGGTTGAGCCGTCGCCCACTGTTACAGAATCTGGAGCAGCTGGGCTGACTAATGTGACAATTTAAATCAGTGTGTGTAGCgacttcacaaaaacaaacgAGTCGCTGAGAGGCTGAGGTCGGGCCTGAATAGTTTGAATGACTCGCTGATTCAGAAAtcactgaaaaaaacaatgatcTACTTATTGTAAcgtgcacaaactcatagatttAACAAATCACTGTGATCAAACGAAAAAAGATGGCGTccccactccccctctctccaaCCAACGCCAAAGGTGAACACGTGCTGATATAAACTCTAACCCCCGCCCATATCCTATGTGACCTACTTCCTGCCAAATGAATATGAtcacatataaacaataaataacaaataatcaaaatataacCCCCAAAATACAAACCCAGTACACCTTGTATCAtaaccaaaataataataatgatgttcTTCTTAGACTTATTCATGGCTCTgagagtgtgcatgtgcttgaGTACTgtacactctgtgtgtgtgtgtgtgtgtgtgtgtgtgtgtgtgtgtgtgctcatgctGCGTTTTCACAAATGATGCATAATAACTAGACAGCTCAATTCCTGCAGAGATGAAAGTTTGTTTGTGCAacaaagatttgaaaaaaaagacctCATACTGTGGTTATGCCAtattaagagagagagagagagagtgtgtgtgtgtatgtgagagagtgagagagagagatgggccGTCTGTATGAATGGAAATGTAATATTCCCTGTTGCACAGTCAATCAAATGACTACACAGATATACAGAATGACTAtaatcctttgtgtgtgttaatctcCAAACTATAACCattttgcctctctctctcagtatgAGGGTGTTGCTCCTATGTCGGATGGTGGGCGGCCTTTGCATGTCTGTGCTCAGAGGCCCATATAGTGTCCTGTTCATCCATCATCGTACCATGATTGGTATGAAAGTGTAATCCCCGTCCTCGCTGTTCCATGTCAGGGTGACCTTGAGAAGACAAACAGAGGTGTGCATGCGTACAACTGTTACGAACCTGTGATGATGAGTGTGTAGGGCACAGCGGCCTCGGTGAGCATCCCCTCCACGTGAccagtgaagagctgcagagccTGGCCGCGCCCGCAGTGAGGGTTCACGAGTACCATGACTCTGCAGGGCCGCCGCACCTCCATGTACGTCACacctgagacagacagagagggagcgcATGGAGATGAAGTGAGAACAGGTCTTCTCACGCACGACCAAATAATTCAGAGAATGTATAAGGACAGTGTCGTCCCTCTGGGTCTCTGCGGCACAGAAATGCACCGTGATAAAAAAAGAGCGTGAAGGAGTAGAGTCAGCGGCTGTGACAGCATTCAGACTGACGATGCTTCATGTCAATGTGACGTgctggtttcctcccacagagaAGATGCTGCTCTGGTGGGATCTCGCTGATTATTAATAGCAGCTCTCTGACACTGTATTTACGCCCATGAGGAGATTGTCCTGTTGCTCGTGTTGGATTCGTGGAGTGACTGTACTTCATCTGGGCCTGGTTGGGATTCAGCACCTGGCTTAAGgtcatttttatgtttgtttacttCCAACTAGCATACCACATCATGATTAAACATATAATGCAACAGCAATTAGCCGGTAGATTAGTTTAGCAAAAACACTGGAACAGCTAGCAAACAGCTCATGTTTAAACAGTAAATATGATGAGCCGGTAGCTTAGTTTAGCAAAAAGTCAAACAGGGGGAACAACCAAGTCAATATATCCCCATAAATAATATGGCTACAAAGACAATCTTCAAGTCATCCCCCAATGTGAGAAAGACGCAGTCAGAAAACAGCGTCTCTGCAGGATTATAGACACGGACAAAAGCTTATACAGATGgaaaaatcatttattattctctgATAGGAATGACGTCATTCTTCTTTTGTTCATATCTTTG
This window harbors:
- the LOC118123510 gene encoding sphingosine kinase 1, which translates into the protein MERDASEPPEPSRQRNGPVGSLYGEFTDTLNDRLRYSVSLTEGALTIQRISSSPGRTKVVFNLTDCIGCRAYRGPDGADVGAYFTACFYPFKRRWMSAGVARQRVEQCFRVALVQDPLANLQEAERWADAIRDASGLRAPRRDGVTYMEVRRPCRVMVLVNPHCGRGQALQLFTGHVEGMLTEAAVPYTLIITEHQNHARELVRKADLSQWDALVIMSGDGLLFEVINGLMEREDWQEAIQTPLGILPGGSGNALAASVHHYSQSPPAWNEELLLSCGFMLCKGLVGSLDLVSIHLASRQRLFSFLSLAWGFVADVDIESEKYRHVGAIRFLMGTLVRLASLRVYQGKLAYLPVKEAPALPKGSIKASHPPSTPQHPSLCSSLPCRLIPNPSPNQNAHHNHNTTNCNHNTISNSPNNAITSKRTEMKSDGKTVVLVDSLLPGLEQPVPESWTVVKEEDFVLVLAIYQSHLAEDLWTAPGAMADDGLIHLFYVTAGISRPALLRLFLAMEKGAHLACGCPHLVYEKVKALRLEPITPQGVITVDGEMVEYGPVQAQIHPGLARLICG